CGACGGCCTCGGCGATCGACCGGAAGCCGAGCTCCGCCAGGTACTCGCGCACTTCCTGGGCGATGAACTCGAAGAAGTTGACGACGTACTCGGCCTTGCCGCTGAACTTCTCACGCAGCTTCGGGTTCTGCGTCGCGACGCCGACCGGGCACGTGTCGAGGTGGCAGACGCGCATCATGATGCAGCCCGAAACGACCAGCGGCGCGGTCGCGAAGCCGAACTCCTCGGCGCCGAGCAGCGCCGCGACGATGACGTCACGGCCGGTCTTGAGCTGGCCGTCGGTCTGCACCACGATCCGGTCGCGCAGCCGGTTGGCCAGCAGCGTCTGCTGCGTCTCGGCCAGGCCGAGCTCCCACGGGCCGCCCGCGTGCTTGATGGACGACAGCGGCGACGCGCCGGTTCCGCCGTCGTGGCCCGAGATGAGCACGACGTCGGCGTGCGCCTTCGAGACGCCCGCCGCGACCGTGCCGACGCCGACCTCGGAGACCAGCTTCACGTGGATGCGGGCCTTCGGGTTGGCGTTCTTCAGGTCGTGGATCAGCTGGGCGAGGTCCTCGATCGAGTAGATGTCGTGGTGCGGCGGCGGCGAAATCAAGCCCACGCCCGGCGTCGAGAACCGCGTCTTCGCGATCCACGGGTACACCTTCGCGCCGGGCAGCTGCCCGCCTTCGCCGGGCTTCGCGCCCTGCGCCATCTTGATCTGGATGTCGTCGGCGTTGACGAGGTACTCGCTCGTGACGCCGAAGCGGCCCGACGCGACCTGCTTGACCGCTGAGCGGCGCTCCGGGTCGTAGAGGCGCTCCGCGTCTTCGCCGCCCTCGCCGGTGTTGGACTTCCCGCCGAGGCGGTTCATCGCGATGGCGAGGGTCTGGTGCATCTCCATCGAGATCGAGCCGTAGGAGATGGCGCCGGTGGCGAACCGCTTGACGATCTCGGAGACCGGTTCGACCTCCTCGATCGGCACCGGCGCGCGCTTGCCGTACTTGAAGTCGAACAGCCCGCGCAGCGTCAGCAGCTTCTCGGACTGGTCGTCGACGGCCTTCGTGTACTCCTTGAAGACGTCGTACTTCCCGGCCCGCGTGGAGTGCTGCAGCTTGAACACCGTCTGCGGGTTGAACAGGTGCGGCTCGCCTTCGCGGCGCCACTGGTAGTCCGCGCCGGTCTCCAGCTCGCGGTGGGCGGGGCGGACGCCGTCGGCCGGGAAGGCGTAGGCGTGCCGCTTCGCGACCTCGTCGGCCAGCGTCTCGAAGCCGACGCCGCCGAGGCGGGACGTCGTGCCGGTGAAGCAGTTGTCGACGACCTCCTCGCCGAGCCCGACCGCTTCGAAGATCTGCGCGCCGGTGTAGGACGCGACGGTCGAGACACCCATCTTGGACATCGTCTTGCGGACGCCCTTGCCCAGCGCCTTGATCAGGTTCTGCGTCGCCTGCTTCGGCGTCACGCCCGGGATCAGGCCCTGGTGGGCCATCTCCTCGACGGTCGCCATCGCCAGGTACGGGTTCACCGCGGCGACGCCGTAGCCGATGAGCAGGGCGATGTGGTGCACCTCGCGCGCGTCGCCGGCCTCGACGATGAGGCCGACCTGCGTGCGCGTCTTCTCGCGGACGAGGTGGTGGTGCACCGCGCCGGTGAGCAGCAGCGAGGGGATCGGCGCGTGGTGCTCGTCGACGCCGCGGTCGGACAGCACGATCAGCCGTGCGCCGTCCTCGATCGCCTCCGACACCTCGGCGCGGATCTCGTCGAGCCGCTGGACCAGCGCTTCGCCGCCGCCGTGGACGTTGTAGCGGCCGAGCACGGTGACCGCCTGGAACTCCGGCAGCGTGCCGTCGTCGTTGACGTGGACCAGCTTGGCGAGCTGGTCGTTGTCGAGCACCGGGAACGGCAGTGCGATCCGGCGGCACGACGCGGCGTTGCCGGCCAGCAGGTTCGGCTCGGCGCCGATCTGCGTGCCGAGCGCGGTGACGAGCTCCTCGCGGATGGCGTCCAGCGGCGGGTTCGTGACCTGGGCGAACAGCTGGATGAAGTAGTCGAAGATCAGCCGCGGCCGGCTCGACAGCGTCGCGATCGGCGAGTCGTTGCCCATCGAGCCGATCGGCTCCGCGCCGGTGCGGGCCATCGGCTCGAGGATGGCTTCGAGCTCTTCCTCGGTGTAGCCGAACGCCTGCTGGCGGCGGACGAGCGCGGCGTGCAGCGGCACCTCGCGGTCGCGCTCGGGCAGGTCTTCGAGCTGCAGCAGGCCGGCCTCGACCCACTCGTCGTACGGGTGCGCGGTGGCCAGCTCGGTCTTGACCTCGTCGTCCTCGACGATGCGGCCTTCGACGGTGTCGACGAGGAACATCCGGCCGGGCTCGAGGCGTCCCTTCCGGACGATCGTCGCCGGGTCGATGTCGAGCACGCCGACCTCGGAGGCGAGCACGACGAGGCCGTCGTCGGTCACCCAGTACCGCCCGGGGCGCAGGCCGTTGCGGTCGAGCACCGCCCCGATCTGGCTGCCGTCGGTGAAGGCGACGAGCGCCGGGCCGTCCCACGGCTCCATCAGGGTCGAGTGGAACTCGTAGAAGGCGCGTCGCGCCGGGTCCATTTCCTGGTGGTTCTCCCAGGCTTCCGGGATCATCATGAGAACCGCGTGCGGCAGCGAGCGGCCGCCCAGGTGGAGCAGCTCCAGGACTTCGTCGAACGACGCCGAGTCGCTGGCGCCGCGCGTGATCACCGGGTAGATCCGCTTGAGGTCGCCCGGGACCAGGTCGGTTTCGAGGAGGGCCTCGCGGGCGTCCATCCAGTTGCGGTTGCCGCGCAAGGTGTTGATCTCGCCGTTGTGCGCCACGTAGCGGTACGGGTGCGCCAGCGGCCACGACGGGAAGGTGTTGGTGGAGAAGCGGGAGTGCACGAGGCCGATGGCGCTGGTGACGCGCTCGTCTGTCAGGTCGGCGAAGAAGCGCTCGACCTGGGGCTCGGTGAGCATTCCTTTGTAGACGATCGTGCGCGAGGAGAGGCTCGGGAAGTAGACGTCTTCCTCGGCCAGCTCGT
The window above is part of the Amycolatopsis camponoti genome. Proteins encoded here:
- the gltB gene encoding glutamate synthase large subunit produces the protein MTHRARSLPRAGQQLSNAEAEGLYRSDYEHDACGVAFVADLTGRRDHAIVAKALVALRNLEHRGARGAEPDTGDGAGLLIQIPDEFYREVVDFELPEPGTYAVGTAFLPQDEKRRGRAMTTIERIAAEEDMRVLGWRELPVHTEHCGPTAAETMPHFTQLFLAARRPKPEHSDPLHIERSAFCVRKRAEHELAEEDVYFPSLSSRTIVYKGMLTEPQVERFFADLTDERVTSAIGLVHSRFSTNTFPSWPLAHPYRYVAHNGEINTLRGNRNWMDAREALLETDLVPGDLKRIYPVITRGASDSASFDEVLELLHLGGRSLPHAVLMMIPEAWENHQEMDPARRAFYEFHSTLMEPWDGPALVAFTDGSQIGAVLDRNGLRPGRYWVTDDGLVVLASEVGVLDIDPATIVRKGRLEPGRMFLVDTVEGRIVEDDEVKTELATAHPYDEWVEAGLLQLEDLPERDREVPLHAALVRRQQAFGYTEEELEAILEPMARTGAEPIGSMGNDSPIATLSSRPRLIFDYFIQLFAQVTNPPLDAIREELVTALGTQIGAEPNLLAGNAASCRRIALPFPVLDNDQLAKLVHVNDDGTLPEFQAVTVLGRYNVHGGGEALVQRLDEIRAEVSEAIEDGARLIVLSDRGVDEHHAPIPSLLLTGAVHHHLVREKTRTQVGLIVEAGDAREVHHIALLIGYGVAAVNPYLAMATVEEMAHQGLIPGVTPKQATQNLIKALGKGVRKTMSKMGVSTVASYTGAQIFEAVGLGEEVVDNCFTGTTSRLGGVGFETLADEVAKRHAYAFPADGVRPAHRELETGADYQWRREGEPHLFNPQTVFKLQHSTRAGKYDVFKEYTKAVDDQSEKLLTLRGLFDFKYGKRAPVPIEEVEPVSEIVKRFATGAISYGSISMEMHQTLAIAMNRLGGKSNTGEGGEDAERLYDPERRSAVKQVASGRFGVTSEYLVNADDIQIKMAQGAKPGEGGQLPGAKVYPWIAKTRFSTPGVGLISPPPHHDIYSIEDLAQLIHDLKNANPKARIHVKLVSEVGVGTVAAGVSKAHADVVLISGHDGGTGASPLSSIKHAGGPWELGLAETQQTLLANRLRDRIVVQTDGQLKTGRDVIVAALLGAEEFGFATAPLVVSGCIMMRVCHLDTCPVGVATQNPKLREKFSGKAEYVVNFFEFIAQEVREYLAELGFRSIAEAVGHAEFLDKRKAVDHWKAAGLDLSPIFHVPEMAPAGLRLQQTQQDHGLEKALDNTLIQLAEGALNSGDKVRLELPVRNVNRTVGTMLGSELTRRWGGEGLPDDTIDVTFTGTAGQSFGAFVPKGITLRLYGDGNDYVGKGLSGGRLIVRPSQDARIAAEDHIIAGNVIAYGATSGEIFIRGKVGERFCVRNSGALAVVEGVGDHGGEYMTGGRMVVLGQIGRNFAAGMSGGIAYVLDLPAHRVNPEMVDIDPLDSEDADFLRETLEKHYDETESAVARELLADWDAGVDRFGKVMPKDYKRVLAAQVQAERDGRDVNEAIMEAAHG